In a single window of the Cydia splendana chromosome 20, ilCydSple1.2, whole genome shotgun sequence genome:
- the LOC134800665 gene encoding uncharacterized protein LOC134800665: protein MYNSFSLLINVLFNLQLVLGGSGSCGICSACVGRLRDASDFKLQVQRSQAELQALLVKAESAAKVELADDGADDDSVFDVLYEEPVLVDQSEVGEEKTKELMAESAAKSEQADDGADDDSVFDVLYVDPLVKSETDDVMSDGGSSAAVCSDGSAARAREQLAMACSVVLERLRDDATVHSRDKPFYCENCGEHFRSKTILRKHTRVDRTKTICLCFL, encoded by the exons ATGTATAATTCGTTTTCTTTGTTAATTAATGTACTATTTAACTTGCAGCTGGTACTAGGCGGCTCGGGCTCGTGCGGCATCTGCTCGGCGTGCGTGGGCCGCCTGCGAGACGCGAGCGACTTCAAGCTGCAAGTGCAGCGCAGCCAGGCGGAGCTGCAGGCACTGCTTGTTAAAG CGGAGTCTGCAGCCAAAGTTGAGCTGGCTGATGATGGCGCGGATGATGATTCAGTGTTTGATGTGTTAT ATGAAGAGCCCGTACTGGTGGATCAGTCAGAGGTCGGCGAAGAGAAGACCAAGGAACTCATGG CAGAGTCTGCGGCCAAATCTGAGCAGGCTGATGACGGCGCGGATGATGATTCAGTGTTCGATGTGTTAT ATGTAGACCCCCTCGTCAAGTCGGAGACGGATGATGTGATGAGTGACGGCGGCTCGTCAGCGGCGG TGTGTTCGGACggcagcgccgcccgcgccagggAACAGCTCGCGATGGCTTGTTCCGTGGTGCTCGAGCGCCTCCGCGACGACGCGACTGTTCACAGTAGAGACAAGCCATTCTACTGTGAAAACTGTGGCGAGCATTTCAGAAGCAAGACTATTTTAAGAAAACACACACGTGTCGACCGGACCAAAACCATTTGCTTGTGTTTTTTGTAA